Part of the Caldilineales bacterium genome is shown below.
CGCCGGCACGACGGCCGTCTCGTATGGGCGCAATGTGACGGCATCCTCGCCCGCGACCACTTCGGCGCAGCCCTCGATCACCGTCAGGGCGTGAAAAGCCTCGCCGCCGGTGTCCAGCGCCAGCGGCCGGGTCTGCGAGGCGGCCAGGGCGAGCGTGAAGTAGGGGCAGTGGACGAGCGTCGCCAGGTCGCCATCGCCCAAGGCAGGGGGCGGGAGCAGGGGCGTATCGGCGTCGGGGTTGGCGACGGCGATCGATTGATCGATGTGCAGCATGCGGCCCCCGCTCTGCGGCCGGCCCCAATCGTAGACCCGGTAGGTGATGTCCGAGGTCTGCTGGACTTCGTAGATCAGCAGGCCGGGGCCGAGGGCGTGGATGGCGCCCGCGGGCATGAAAACGGTGTCACCAGCCTTCACGTCCCGGTAGTGCAGATGGTCGAGGATACGGCTGTCGCGGATGGCCGCGGCCAGGGTTTCAGCGTCGAGGCCGGGTTCGACGCCGGCGATCAGTTGGGCATTGGCGGCGGCATCCAGCACATGCCAGGCTTCGGTCTTGCCGAAATGACCGCGGCCTTCGAGGGCGAGGGCCTGCTCGTCGTTGGGATGCACCTGCACCGACAGCCACTGGGCGCAGTCGAGCAGCTTGATCAGCAGGGGAAAGCGAGCGCCGGTGCGGGCGAAGACGGTCTGGCCCAGCAGGGCGGGGCCATATTCCGCCGCCAGTTCGGCAAGGGTGCGGCCGGCGAAGCGGTCGGAGCGCTGCGAGCGCTCCGACCGCTGGCTGATGACGACATTCTCTTCGTGCACCGCCCACTGCTCGGCCGTCTGTTGGCCGGGACGTAGCCGCTGCCCGCCCCACACATAGTCGCGGTAACTGGGTTGGAGTTGGAGGATGGGGAGCATGAGAACAATCAACAATCAACAGTCAACAATCAACAGTCAAGGGTCAACGGCGGAAGGAGGGTTACGCCCAGGGCGTGGCGCTTGCACGACGAATATCGATCTGGTCGATGACGGCATTCCCCCGCCGCGTGACCAGGAACAGCACGGCATCGGCAATCTCGTCGGGCTGGATGAGGATCGAGCGGTCGAGATCAGGTCGGGCCTGCGAGGCCAGGTCCGTATCCACACCGCCGGGCAGGATGGCGTGGACGCGAATCCCGTCCGCCTGCACTTCCCGCGCCAGAACTTTGGTCATCCCCAGCAGGGCGTGTTTCGAGGCGCTATACAGAGCCTGGTTGGCGTAGCCCTTGACGCCGACGACCGAATTGATATTGACGATGAAACTGGGCGGGTGCAGCCGCAGGTGGGGCAGGGCCTCGCGACAGAGCAGGAACGGGCCGCGGGCGTTCACCGCCATCACCTCGTCCCATTCCGCCGCGGACGAGGCGGCCAACGGCTTGAAGACGCCGATGGCGGCGTTGTTGATCAGGATGTCCAGTCGCCCGAAGCGATCCACCGTTCCCTGCACCAGCCGCACGATGCCGGCCTCGTCCCGCAAGTCGGTGGGGATGGCGGCGGCCGCGCCGCGCCCGGCCTCGATCTCGGCCCGAACCCCCTCCAACTCGCCCGCCGTGCGCGCCGCCAGGACGACGGCCGCGCCCTCATGGGCCAGGGCCAGGGCGATGCTGCGGCCGATGCCCCGGCCGGCGCCGGTAACGATGGCGACCTTCCCGATCAGTGCAGACATGGCTGACAACTGTGCCACAAGCTGGGCCAGAGAACAAATTCAGCCCAGGGGTGCAGCTTGATGCGCATTCTTGCGCATTCTCGCACGCTTTTGCGACATCACGACCGGGATGCCTTGACTATCGAGCAAGATCGTGCTAGTCTGCATCGAAACCGGCGCGACCGTTGGACGCCACCTTCGCAGCCAGCCTGCGGTTCGCTTCGCCGGCCTCGCCCCCCCTGTGCCAAAGGAGACCCAATGACAATCGCCCCGACTGTTCTCGTTGTCGGCAGCCTCAACATGGATCAAATCTTCCGCCTGCCTCGCTTCCCGCGGCCCGGCGAGACGATGTTGGCGCCGGATGTCATCACCGCGCCGGGCGGGAAGGGCGCCAACCAGGCGGTGGCCGCGGCCCGCATGGGCGCCGGCGTGCGCATGGTCGGCTGCGTCGGTGACGATGCCTTCGGCGGCAGTCTGCGGCAGTCGCTGGTCGCGGCGGGCGTCGAGGCATCGGGCCTGCGGTCGCTGGCGGATGCCCCCACAGGCACGGCCTTGATCATGCTGGTGGAAGGGGAGGACAACAGCATCGTCGTGGCGCCCGGCGCCAACGACCGGGTGACGGTGGCCGCTCTCGACGCCATCGACTGGTCGGAGGTGGCCGTGCTGCTCGTCCAGTTCGAGATCCCGCTCGAGGTCACAGCCGAGGCCATGCGCCGGG
Proteins encoded:
- a CDS encoding SDR family oxidoreductase — translated: MSALIGKVAIVTGAGRGIGRSIALALAHEGAAVVLAARTAGELEGVRAEIEAGRGAAAAIPTDLRDEAGIVRLVQGTVDRFGRLDILINNAAIGVFKPLAASSAAEWDEVMAVNARGPFLLCREALPHLRLHPPSFIVNINSVVGVKGYANQALYSASKHALLGMTKVLAREVQADGIRVHAILPGGVDTDLASQARPDLDRSILIQPDEIADAVLFLVTRRGNAVIDQIDIRRASATPWA